AGCAGTTGCATATATAAGACAAAACTATTAAACTGATTTAGTACAATATCCATTTTTTTTATCCTTTCAGTATATCCTTTTTAACCGAAAAGATTCACATTCGAGGCTTGATTAATATATAAAGGTTTGGACCATTCTACTTATGCTAATCTAATTTTTTTAAACTGAAATACAAATATAAATTAGTTTTCCTAAATAATTACAATCTAATGTCAATGATCAGAACACAGTAGTTTTATCTAATTACTAACTTATTACTTCTCTGAACAGTACATTTTATCACGTCTTTTTTTACCTACTATATCTTCGAACCATGAATCACGCCTTTTTTTACCTACCATATCTTCAAATATAAATGAAAAACTTATGTTAACAATTCTTAAATAATATACGTGAAAGATCTTTACAATATTCGAATATCCGGCTCTGCGACAATTAAGATGCGAAACTATCTCAAACCTAACAGCGATGAAGATTCGAGAGATTACTGGGTTTCTCTATGGTTTTCCCAGTCATATTAATCTGTATTAAATGGAGGAAGAATCACATGTTACAGCAACGAAGATCGGAGGGGTTTTGTGGATCTCAATCAGTGGAGAATATGCAATTCTTAGCTGGGAGGTTCAGGTCTTCCTTATTTTCGATGAGATGTGGTAAAGGTTTTGGTAGAAATTTTATTGTATAGATGAGATTGTATGTCGTTTGAAAAGAGCATGGTTTGTATACGGCTGAATCTGGAAATAGGGGTTTACTCTGTTCTGATTTTTTTTTAGAAGAAGTCTCTGCTCCTTTGTTTTTCACTTTTATGTTTATCATAATTCAGTGGAACATGTTTCTCAATGGGTCCATCAGCTGATAATCCCGGAAGCAAATTTTAGACTTCTTTTCTTTTCATTGATCTGAAGGTGGATATTGGCAGAGAAAAGTTGTGAACCTTCGGGAGAAGATGAAAGAAGTCACATATTTTAACTTTGTGTTCAACAGAAAAAAAAACAAAAAAACAAATAATTAGTTAGGTTGAAAACAATATGTGTGCATTGATATTTCCCATATTCTTTTGTGGTCTTTCTCCGTTAATATCATACTAAATCATATTTTCTTTGTAATGTATTATGGCACATATTAATAACCAAACTATGTTTACTTTTTTTGTTGCGACAATTATATAATCCCAAAATGTAAATTAGCCTTGGACACATTTATCAGAAACTAAAGAATAGAATCTAACCAAAAAACAAGATTCGGTTCGGATTTAGATATTATCAATTATATTAGTGAATCTTATATTCCAAGAACCAAAAAATTAGAATCGAATCGGGACAGAACCAAAAACCAAATAGATATTCGAATATCTAATATAATTTATATTTTTTTTATAAATATTAACTATATTTAGTTTTAAAATCATAAAGTAAGCTTAGAATACTATTTACAAGTAAATACCCAAAAAAATATTACTAAATATGTTTATCCAAAATTGTTAATTTTTGAATATATTTGTACGTGATTTAAAGTTTGAGATGAAACTTATTAATATATTGATGTTACATTTTTATCCTACAATAAAACATGTTAGTTAATTTTTTAAACTAATATAACTCAAGGTATATTTAAACACAGATCGAAAATATTTTTTCTATGGTTACATAACAAACACAACATACATCCAATACAAAAATAATAATAAGACCAGCTACACAATATCCAGTATCAGAAATTTAACTAAAGAAGTGTGTTGCTAAAAAAAGTTAACTAAAGAAGTGAAAGTGAAAACTAAATTATTGTGTTTGACTTAATATATTTATCTTAGTTAAAACAAAAATTAGCACGGCTGACATCAGTGCAAAAAAACGCTATCTAATATAAAATTTAAATTTTATATTCAACTTTAAATCTAAATATTAATAGTTTAATTTCACAAAACTCACAAGTATACTTAAAACTCTAATATTTTACACTTTAATGTTTACTATACCAATTAAAATTGAATAAAACGCAGCAAAAATATAAAACACAGTCTTATAGGTTATAAATGGACTTTAAACCGTTGAACAAGACACAAATATGTCAAACTCAATAAAGTATGAATCTGTAACAAGAACATACACAATTATGTTTTTTTTTTCATCACACAATTATGTTTATGTAAATCATTTTAAACTGGAAAACATATATTATGAAGAACAAACATCCAAAAACTAGTTAACTTTAAATTAGAAGTAGAAGAAACTTATTATGGCAAAGACACCCTAAACCATTAATAAGTCCAGAAAGTAGCCCAATCATTCCATCTCATGAAATTTATCATAGCTCAGCCAATATATAAATAAAACATTCGCAGGTTCATCGTTTTCTGGTAAATCTATACACATTTCCTTCCATATAAACAATCCATGGACGGAAAAGTATCAGACAAGAATCCAACCTATCTTAATAGCAGCAAAAACAAACCCAGGCTGTCTGAACATTCGAAACTAGATAACGGCGAAACAAAGATTATGTACCGTAGATTGTACTTTTCACTGTTCGAAGAACGTGAAGACAGAAAAAGCTTTCATGAGAGTGAAAACATCGCAAAGTGTCTCTTACTGATATAGTTTCTTATCCTTCACATGACTTGGTCGGATTTTTCTTTCATTCCTTTTTTCCAATCACTACGGTCCAATTAAAAACTACTTTCGCAGAAGTTAAAGAAGTAATTAAATCATTTGTTTAGTTGTAAATCCACGCTAATCTATATTATTAAAACTGAATTACTTTTTGGTACTGTTTGGAAACATAAATACTTATATAAATGAAAATTCTTTGGAAACATGGATAGATGTATAAATGAACATTGTTTGGAAATATGGATAACAATATAAAAAAGTAGTGTTTTTTTAGTAATTTCATTAATTGTATTTTCATATTTCACCTAGCTTAACAATTTCATTAATTATACTACCTTAACAATACATCACATCATTAATTATATTACCATAATAATAATAGTGCATATTTTAATTCATTATTTTTCAACAATAACTTTGTGCAAATTATAAAATCAAAAATGTAATATAACTGGGTTTTGCATATGGTTAAAAGTTCGGTTTAGTTTGTTTTACTAATACTTTTTTTTTAGTTTCAATCGGTGAAAAATTACATACCCAAAAACATAATTCAAATACACGTTTTCTCAATAAAATAATAACTTAAATCAAAATAATGAAAATGTATTACATTTATTTTCACTTAATTTCTCACTCCATATAATTATTTTCTTTCTATTTCACTTAATTCAACCAAACACATAAAAAGAGTCTCTTTTATTAGTTTATAAAATCAGTTAGGCACGAACGTTGGCTATCCATTTAGGTACGGTTGTTCCTTTCGAGTATCATTTTTCTGTTTGAAATTAGGCTTGAATATTATAAATTTATGTGCGGATTTTGAGTTTAGTCATTCTGGATCTGGATGAGTTCGGTTCTGAATTATAGGAACCTAATAATATTTAAATAACAAATGTATTTGAAATGGGTTCGGATATATGTACGAAGAATAACCATATTACCCGATTCGGTCCAAGTCTTTTGAATACAATTAGTTATATTACAACACATCTAAAATATATAATATTAATTATAAAAAAATAAATATCAATGTATAAAATGTAAGAAAAAAAATCCGCGCAGGAGCACGGATCAATCTCTAGTTTATTTTATATTAGAGGTTCATTTATATTTGATCAATTTTTTCTGTAAATCCACTCTAATTTATTTTATATTAGAGGTTCGTTATTGAAACGCTATAAACTACTATAGTTTTTTATATTACTACTATGATTTATCTAAAAACTATACACTACAATTCAATACAAGTATTTTCAAGTTCTTACGTTTTAATAATTGTGATATATGCTATATATCTAAGTAAAATAATAAAAGTTCGTAATCTATTAATACGGTAAACTAATCTTCAATGCTTTATGATTATTTCACATAATATTTTTTAACAATTCAGTTCTTTCCATGATTCTGCTACTATTTAGTTTAATTACATACTAATCAAGCCAACTATAAAATATATTTTTTAATATAAAACGTAAATTATTAATCCTTAATATAATTATATTTAAATCTGTACGAATTCATTAGACAATTACAATATGCAATTTTTCTTTTGTTTATTAATGTTTAGAACAAATTCATGATATATAGTGATGTTAGTTAATCATTTGTTTTATAATTTTAGCTCCATGTTCTATAAGAATAATGATCATTAACATAATAATGCTGTGGAATTTTACATATTATTCGTTAGAAAATCATATTTACAATTTAATTGAAAATGGAGGATATACAGCCAACACTCACAACACCGACTCGGTAGAATGACTCAGCCACCTTTCACGGCCACCTCCTTTGTATTCGCCACCGTGTCTGACTCATCTCAGTAGTCTCCTCACTCAGCACGAAACAAATAAATAAACATAAATGTCAATTACCATTATTCCAAAACTGGCTTCGATACATTTTCTTGTACGTCACCGACAAGTGATGATCACCATATTGCTTTCTCGGAGACGCCGTGAAGCAACGGCCGAGATTCAATCCATAGATCACGCTTGCTTCTGATCTCCACGTGACAGTTCTTCTTGAAAACGTCGGGAGAAGTAAACCCTCTTGACCGGGTTGAACCAGAGAGGGATATAAACCGAACCGACTCCTCGAAAACCGATTCTTCACAGGGGAAAACCAACGGACCTTGGTTCACAAAACCGAACTCTTTCTCCGCTTGAACCAGAAGATTCCTTAGGACAGGATGGTTCAGATACGTTGCACGCACGACAAATCTTCTGCGACTGGTCCCCACGTAGACAGCAACGTGTCCTGACGGTACATCAGACGGGACACTTCGGCTGAAAGAAGACATCCGTGCTTGGTCGCGCCACCGTCGAAGCAACTGTCTCAGCCTCACAATGTGACGAATCTTACTGCATTTTCCGAGGCCTCCAGCCATTTTTCCGGTTAAGTAGTTTCTATCCGGTTAAGTGTGAGAGAGAGAGAGAGAAAATGTCAGAGGGACTTTGAGAATGTGCGAGGGACGAGGTTTATATAGTAAAAGAAGTATGACAATGCCACTGGTTTGTGAGATATTCACGAAATTGCCTCCTTAGGTCATGACTTTTGCTCTATTTGTTTCCGTAATTAAATTAGATTAGTGTGATTTGGTAAGATTCGGGTGATTAGTTTTAACTTTTAATTAATCTGTTTACAAGAGAAATTAGATACGAATCATATGATCCTTAAGAGGCGAATTTAGTTTTTTTTTTCTTCTTCTTCATACATTGGATGATGCATGAAGCCATGGTGCAACATGGTAATGGATTAGGCATGTAATATCAAGTGATTAATTATGGTTCACATATAATCCATGGGTTTAATAATTATGCTAATGAATCTATGAATCATGGAAAAAATTATAAATAGTCGTCAAGATATATTAATCAATCCTATGTATTGAATAAAGAAGTGTCACTTTTAAGAAAAAGAGATGATAGGGAAACAAGAGCATGCATGTGCTAGTGTTGGATAAGACGACCAGTCTTCGGAAAGAGTTCAAACATCACCTTGGGAGTTGATTAGGGACAGATTAGAGTCGTTTTCTCTTTATATTCATGTTCTTGTTTGGTTATAATCAACGCGTTCAGACGTTAACAACAAATAACATGATGAGATTCTATGTATTGGTCTCATATAAAGGTACGTGGTAGAGGCACATATAGCTGAGTGGTTCATATCTAACAACTAACATGGGTGGACACACAAATTCCACTAATTAGTTCTCTCGAAATGTTTATGTGATTTCTTTTAAAATTAAAAGTTCACCAAAAATAATAATACGGTACATGATATTAAAATTATGATCATATAACAGATGCAAGAAATCATATTGGTTTGCTTTTTAAAACGTTTTTTATCATCGACTTTATATAACAAGTGAATTATTTTATTTGTTAATAATTACATCGAATACATAATTATTATCCATTAGAGAGGTACTTTATATATCCAACACACATGATAAATCAATGATCTCCGATCCTATCATATGTGCCGCATGAGATCGCAATGAAGTCATGAACAGATTCGGACAAACAACAACTATTTGGACAAGGTCTATTTTTTAGAAACTATATAAGAGATAAATTTGTTTACAAGAAAATATGTTTGAATTTTAAGTTAAAGGCAAGTCTATTTAGTTGGCTCTCTTGCAGAAGTACGGATATTATCTATTTTAATTTCATAAATTGAAGTAATGACTAATGAGCTTAATTTATTTTATTTTATTATTTGGTAACAAACGGTTATTCTATTAATCAAACTTGAAGTGACATGGATAACCAAACCGGAATAGAACAACCAATGAAACAAACATCTCTAAGAAAATAGCTTAATTTATTTACTGTTAATCTGTAATTGTTATGCATAATTTTTATGATCATTATTGTATAATTTCAAAGTGATATGAATGATATTTATTTTTAACTAACATTGTAATGCGATAATATATATATATATATTCTAATTAAAAATTATTATAAAATAAAATAATGCAAGACAAAATCGTTATTTTCATATGTGATGAATTATATTTGACATAGAACTAAAATTCTTCTTTAACTGAATTTATAGTGGAATAAACAAAAAAAATATGATAAAGGAAGTTTGTTTCACGTCGAAGAAGAGCACATGTTTTTTTTTGTTAAAAAAAAGTCTGAAGAGCATATGTTTTGTTTGAGAATTTGATGTTTAAAAATTATATGAATCTTAGGAAAACAAAATTAAGATCTAGGAAGTTTTAATACGTGACCGTTTTTATCTTCTAGGTTCTTTTAAAAATATATTTTCTGTCTATTAACATGTGATTAATTTGTTAATTTCTTTCATTTTAATTCAATACTAGTTTTCTTTTTTACGAAATGTTAAATTTATTAATCATCAGCTATAAGAATATTTATGTACAAAAGAAACTTTTGGAATGAAAACTAAGAGATCTTCCCTACATATGTGCTCGAAACCATGCTAGCATTAAACCCTTAAGCGTGGTTTCTTCGTATAACCCGTAGTTGTAATTCGATTCCTCACTGTCTTATCAATAATCTTTGCCAATAGGTTTGACTGTCTTGGTTTCTTTAAATGTCTTCTATCATTCCTCTCCCTCCATATCATGTAGACTGTAGTTTGAAAGACCAACCTCACTAGAATGTATTCAAGTTCTCCAAATCCATGAGTTATGAGGTGTTGAAGCGTGTTTTTCCAGTCAGGATCAGGCGGTCTCCCCAGCAAAGTACCTACCACCTCGATCCAAAGCGTGTAAGTATAAGGGCAGGCAAAGAACAAGTGGTCTCTCGTCTCATTTGGCTCTCCACAGAAGATACAGCCTTGCACCTAACCCCATGATCGCATACGTTCTCCAGTGGACAACATATTCCTTATCGCCAGCCAGGTTATAAAGGTGAACCGCGGCACTCCAAACATGAACCAAATCACTTTACTCCACTCTTTACTAGGTCCATGGGTTCTGATCCTATGCCATGTCTTAGCAGTAGAGAAATGCTTGCAAAATTCAGTCTCATTCTTTCGCCATAAAACAACATCCTGTAAGTGAGTATTCTCTTCCATCCGATGAGTTTCAACCAAATTTATGAGCTCACGCATCTGTCCATCGCGGCATCTACGAAAGACCCAACCTGTTTCATTCCTTACATCACAAATCAGAGCTGTTCTAGTCACACCAAGCTTTAGTGTCCCAATCTCACCAGAGAGCTCAATTAGTCTGCCTTGAGGGTGCCATATGTCTGTCCAGAACCTGACATTCTGTCCATTATGAACCTCCATCCTCACGAACTGTTTCGCTAATGTACACAACTTCAAAAGTTTCCGCCAAATCCATGAACCCAGACCCGTGTCTCTAACATCCCAAAAAGATTCTCTAAGGAAGATGTACTGTTTCACCCATCTTACCCAAAGGGAGTGTGGCTCACTAAACAGACACCATATCAGCTTGAGCGAGAAAACCAAACTCACTTCTGCTATACTTCTTACCCCTAATCCTCCCTCCTGCATCGGCCTGCATACCTCCTTCCAAGCCACTTTTGCCTTAGACGTATCATTTGGGGATCCACTCCATAGAAACGCCGAACACAATTAAACACTAGTTGATTGCTCGTACTTTGTGCGGACTAATATATGTGTACCTAACAATTATTATTTCTAATATTTATTTTCTATAAAATATTATTAATTAGATACAAATTTTAAATTATTAATATAAATTATAAAATTTCAATATTCATAATGGTAATCAATATATTAAATTAAGTTCTTTTGTTTCATATTTTTATTTATGGAATGTAGATTTTGGATCAAAATATTTTCTATAGTAATAATCAAATTATGAAACTTGGATTTGAAATTAAATACTTATTGTAAAAAAAAATATAGTGGCACTGAAAAGATTATAAACAACCACAACCCATAAAATATCAACAAAATAATAATAGCCACCATATATTATATTATCTATAATTTATATTTTAAAAACAGTGAGACAAAGAAACTAAAATAATAAATTTCAAAAAATTATATATGTATTTTCTTAGATTATATTTATATTTTGTTTATTATTTGTCAAAATTTTAGTGTTATTTAATGTTTTTCATGCTTCCATATTTTTTAATATTTTTAGTTAATTTTGAAAGCTATTTGGAAGATATCAAGCTTCTCAAAGGAAGCTTCCTCAACTCACACATCGTACATGTACCTCGGACGGCGAATCTTCGGGCGGATAGCTTAGCACGTAGTGCACGCAAGCAATTGTCCTTTGTCGTTCACATGGATGCGGAGTTACCAAAAACGGTCATAACAAGAAAAAAAAAAAAAAAAAAAGAAGTTAATTTTCATTTTGAACTTTATATAAAATTTACTATTTTGGTTTTAAATATATTATTTTGATAATATTTGTGATTATACAGATAAATTCATTATTAGCATAAATTCATTTGGTGATTTTGATGTTCGGAATGTACAAATACAAATTAATATATTTAAAGTTAGGATTATGATTTTTTTAATGTTAAATATATATATATATATATATATATATATATATATAATATTTAACATAAGTATAAAATTTATATTTTCAACATATTTTTAATGATGCTTTACCTTTAATCTTAATTTTAGCATTGTAATAATCTGTATTTGGATCAATATTTCTAATAAGAATCAAAAAATGGAGTATAATATTAGTCATTAAAATCATAACTAAATATAAGATAAATGTACGTGAAAATTTGGAAAAATACATTCATAAGAGATTTTATTTTGAAATTCATATCACTTTATACTTTTTTTTGGAAAACTACACTTATTCCTAAATGAAATTACCAAACTATCCAATTGCAATGTTTACAAGTATATTAATATCTATTTTTTTTAATAAAAAAATAAATCACTTTAGAATCCTATGCTTTCGAAAAAACATTTTTATAATAAAATCAACAACAATCAGATTTAACAACAATCAATAGCAAATTCCCAGTATTTTTGTTCTTATGATTTAAACAAAAACAAAAACCATTAGTCAACAACACAAACGTCTATAACAATAACTAAATGATCACTTTCTCGGATTGGAAGATTTTGTTTTGATGTACGAGTA
This genomic interval from Brassica oleracea var. oleracea cultivar TO1000 chromosome C2, BOL, whole genome shotgun sequence contains the following:
- the LOC106325613 gene encoding auxin-induced protein 6B-like codes for the protein MAGGLGKCSKIRHIVRLRQLLRRWRDQARMSSFSRSVPSDVPSGHVAVYVGTSRRRFVVRATYLNHPVLRNLLVQAEKEFGFVNQGPLVFPCEESVFEESVRFISLSGSTRSRGFTSPDVFKKNCHVEIRSKRDLWIESRPLLHGVSEKAIW
- the LOC106323769 gene encoding uncharacterized protein LOC106323769, producing MQEGGLGVRSIAEVSLVFSLKLIWCLFSEPHSLWVRWVKQYIFLRESFWDVRDTGLGSWIWRKLLKLCTLAKQFVRMEVHNGQNVRFWTDIWHPQGRLIELSGEIGTLKLGVTRTALICDVRNETGWVFRRCRDGQMRELINLVETHRMEENTHLQDVVLWRKNETEFCKHFSTAKTWHRIRTHGPSKEWSKVIWFMFGVPRFTFITWLAIRNMLSTGERMRSWG